The Burkholderia mallei ATCC 23344 genome has a window encoding:
- a CDS encoding 4-aminobutyrate--2-oxoglutarate transaminase: MNNADLHARKNAATPRGVGVMCDFYAARAENAELWDVEGRRFIDFAAGIAVLNTGHRHPRIVKAIADQLGQFTHTAYQIVPYASYVELAEKINARAPIAQPKKTAFFTTGAEAVENAVKIARAYTGRPGVIAFAGGFHGRTMMGMALTGKVAPYKIGFGPFPGDVFHAPYPNALHGVTSADSIAAVETLFKADIDPKRVAAIIFEPVQGEGGFNPAPAEFVRALRKLCDAHGILLIADEVQTGFARTGKLFAMEHYDVSADLMTIAKSLAGGMPLSGVVGRADVMDAAAPGGLGGTYAGNPLAVAAAHAVLDVIDEEKLAERATVLGDKLKAKLAALRAELPQIVDVRGPGAMVAAEFVDPHTRASDAAFTKRVQTLALERGLLLLICGVDANVIRFLFPLTIEDAVFDEALGILESVLREAVGVPA; this comes from the coding sequence GTGAACAATGCCGATCTGCACGCCCGCAAGAACGCCGCGACGCCGCGTGGCGTCGGCGTGATGTGCGATTTCTACGCCGCGCGCGCCGAGAACGCCGAGCTGTGGGATGTCGAGGGCCGCCGCTTCATCGATTTCGCGGCCGGCATCGCGGTCCTGAACACGGGCCATCGCCATCCGAGGATCGTGAAGGCGATCGCCGACCAGCTCGGGCAATTCACGCATACCGCGTATCAGATCGTGCCGTACGCGTCGTACGTCGAACTCGCCGAGAAGATCAACGCGCGCGCGCCGATCGCGCAGCCGAAGAAGACCGCGTTCTTCACGACGGGCGCGGAAGCGGTCGAGAACGCGGTGAAGATCGCGCGCGCCTACACCGGCCGGCCGGGCGTGATCGCGTTCGCGGGCGGCTTCCACGGCCGCACGATGATGGGCATGGCGCTCACCGGCAAGGTCGCGCCGTACAAGATCGGCTTCGGCCCGTTCCCGGGCGACGTGTTCCACGCGCCGTACCCGAACGCGTTGCACGGCGTGACGAGCGCCGATTCGATCGCGGCCGTCGAAACGCTGTTCAAGGCCGACATCGATCCGAAGCGCGTCGCCGCGATCATCTTCGAGCCGGTGCAGGGCGAAGGCGGCTTCAACCCGGCGCCCGCCGAGTTCGTGCGCGCGCTGCGCAAGCTGTGCGACGCGCACGGCATTCTCCTCATCGCCGACGAAGTGCAGACGGGCTTCGCGCGCACGGGCAAGCTGTTCGCGATGGAGCACTACGACGTCTCGGCCGACCTGATGACGATCGCGAAGAGCCTCGCGGGCGGGATGCCGCTGTCGGGCGTCGTCGGCCGCGCGGACGTGATGGACGCGGCCGCGCCGGGCGGCCTGGGCGGCACGTACGCGGGCAATCCGCTCGCCGTGGCCGCCGCGCACGCGGTGCTCGACGTGATCGACGAGGAGAAGCTCGCCGAGCGCGCGACCGTGCTCGGCGACAAGCTGAAGGCGAAGCTCGCCGCGCTGCGCGCCGAGCTGCCGCAGATCGTCGACGTGCGCGGCCCGGGCGCGATGGTCGCCGCGGAATTCGTCGATCCGCACACGCGCGCGTCCGATGCCGCGTTCACGAAGCGCGTGCAGACGCTCGCGCTCGAGCGCGGGCTGCTGCTGCTCATCTGCGGCGTCGACGCGAACGTGATACGTTTCCTGTTTCCTCTCACCATCGAGGATGCCGTGTTCGACGAAGCGCTCGGCATTCTCGAGAGCGTGCTGAGGGAAGCGGTGGGCGTGCCCGCCTGA
- the gabD gene encoding NADP-dependent succinate-semialdehyde dehydrogenase, whose translation MTTAHETLALKDPALLRERAFVAGEWQAADGGATLEVRNPATGALIGTVPAMGAAETRRAIDAANAAWPAWRKKTAKERAAILRKWHDLMIAHADDLALILTTEQGKPLAEAKGEIGYAASFLEWFAEEGKRVYGDTIPTPAADKRIVVTKEPVGVCAAITPWNFPAAMITRKVGPALAAGCPIVVKPAEATPFSALAMAVLAERAGVPAGMFSVVTGEPKAIGGELTSNPIVRKLSFTGSTPVGRLLMAQCAATVKKVSLELGGNAPFIVFDDADLDAAVEGAIASKYRNSGQTCVCTNRFYVHEKVYDAFAEKLTAAVAKLKVGPGTEAGVVQGPLINGAAVRKVEAHIADALDKGARVTTGGQRHPLGHGFFEPTVLTGVTPDMKVAKEETFGPLAPLFRFSTEEEAIRYANDTEFGLAAYFYSRDIGRVWRVAEALEYGMVGINAGIISNEVAPFGGVKQSGLGREGSHYGIDDYVVIKYMCVAV comes from the coding sequence ATGACTACAGCTCACGAAACCCTTGCACTGAAAGATCCCGCGCTGTTGCGCGAGCGCGCGTTCGTCGCGGGCGAATGGCAGGCCGCCGACGGCGGCGCGACGCTCGAGGTCCGCAACCCGGCGACGGGCGCGCTGATCGGCACGGTGCCCGCGATGGGCGCGGCCGAGACGCGCCGCGCGATCGACGCGGCGAACGCCGCGTGGCCCGCCTGGCGCAAGAAGACCGCGAAGGAGCGCGCGGCGATCCTGCGCAAGTGGCACGATCTGATGATCGCGCACGCGGACGATCTCGCGCTGATCCTGACGACCGAGCAGGGCAAGCCGCTCGCCGAGGCAAAGGGCGAGATCGGCTATGCGGCGTCGTTCCTCGAATGGTTCGCCGAGGAAGGCAAGCGCGTGTACGGCGATACGATCCCGACGCCCGCCGCCGACAAGCGGATCGTCGTGACGAAGGAGCCGGTGGGCGTGTGCGCGGCGATCACGCCGTGGAACTTCCCGGCGGCGATGATCACGCGCAAGGTCGGCCCGGCGCTCGCGGCCGGTTGCCCGATCGTCGTGAAGCCGGCCGAGGCCACGCCGTTCTCGGCGCTCGCGATGGCGGTGCTCGCCGAGCGCGCGGGCGTGCCGGCCGGCATGTTCAGCGTCGTCACGGGCGAGCCGAAGGCGATCGGCGGCGAACTCACGTCGAACCCGATCGTGCGCAAGCTGTCGTTCACCGGCTCGACGCCGGTCGGACGCCTGCTGATGGCGCAATGCGCGGCGACGGTCAAGAAGGTGTCGCTCGAGCTCGGCGGCAACGCGCCGTTCATCGTGTTCGACGACGCGGATCTCGATGCGGCCGTCGAGGGCGCGATCGCATCGAAGTACCGCAACAGCGGGCAGACCTGCGTCTGCACGAACCGCTTCTACGTGCACGAGAAGGTCTACGACGCGTTCGCCGAGAAGCTGACCGCGGCCGTCGCGAAGCTGAAGGTCGGGCCCGGCACCGAGGCCGGCGTCGTGCAGGGCCCGCTCATCAACGGCGCGGCGGTGCGCAAGGTCGAAGCGCACATCGCCGACGCGCTCGACAAGGGCGCGCGCGTGACGACGGGCGGCCAGCGCCACCCGCTCGGCCACGGCTTCTTCGAGCCGACCGTGCTGACGGGCGTCACGCCCGACATGAAGGTCGCGAAGGAGGAAACGTTCGGCCCGCTCGCGCCGCTGTTCAGGTTCTCGACCGAGGAAGAAGCGATCCGCTACGCGAACGACACCGAGTTCGGCCTCGCCGCGTACTTCTACAGCCGCGACATCGGCCGCGTGTGGCGCGTGGCCGAGGCGCTCGAATACGGGATGGTCGGCATCAACGCCGGAATCATCTCGAACGAGGTCGCGCCGTTCGGCGGCGTCAAGCAATCGGGCCTCGGCCGCGAGGGCTCGCACTACGGGATCGACGATTACGTCGTGATCAAGTACATGTGCGTCGCGGTGTGA
- a CDS encoding Rieske 2Fe-2S domain-containing protein has protein sequence MNTVAQIRFDSIARWMPVALSEQVSGRAALAVICMEQPLVLFRDASGAVCAMEDRCAHRRAPLSLGRVTPDGRLQCAYHGWTYDGATGACVAIPNLSASERVPAHYAAHGYKTLERDGFIWACARDAPPPAEAIARDARSARRFAGSVTVAIARDEYVAALADGPHLTMRIAGLYITDYVIADATPHDGDIATERGVTWLAHIVDRHFGVHYPWTLRVTSPRDGALASVELASRDGATALWASIAITPAARGATNVRWRGGVAADASGFGAKLFRTWARLHAAPFAMLAHVDGRALSTLDALYSRAWRGPIPEGIAHTRPMPADYRTRSR, from the coding sequence ATGAATACGGTCGCTCAGATTCGTTTCGATTCCATTGCCCGCTGGATGCCGGTCGCGCTGTCCGAGCAGGTGAGCGGCAGGGCGGCGCTTGCCGTCATCTGCATGGAGCAGCCGCTCGTGCTGTTTCGCGACGCGTCGGGCGCCGTATGCGCGATGGAGGATCGTTGCGCGCATCGCCGAGCGCCGCTATCGCTCGGGCGCGTCACGCCCGACGGCCGGCTGCAGTGCGCGTATCACGGCTGGACCTACGACGGCGCGACGGGCGCCTGCGTGGCGATTCCGAATCTGTCGGCGAGCGAGCGCGTGCCCGCGCACTATGCCGCGCATGGGTACAAGACGCTCGAACGCGACGGCTTCATATGGGCCTGCGCGCGCGATGCACCGCCACCCGCCGAGGCGATCGCTCGCGACGCCCGCAGCGCCCGGCGATTCGCGGGCTCGGTGACGGTCGCCATCGCGCGCGACGAATACGTCGCCGCATTGGCCGACGGGCCGCATCTGACGATGCGCATCGCCGGCCTGTACATCACGGATTACGTGATCGCGGACGCGACGCCGCACGACGGCGACATCGCGACGGAACGCGGCGTCACGTGGCTGGCGCACATCGTCGACAGGCACTTCGGCGTGCATTATCCGTGGACGCTGCGCGTCACGTCGCCGCGAGACGGTGCCCTCGCGTCGGTCGAACTCGCATCGCGCGACGGCGCGACGGCGCTCTGGGCGTCGATCGCGATCACGCCGGCGGCGCGCGGCGCGACGAACGTACGGTGGCGCGGCGGCGTCGCGGCCGACGCGAGCGGCTTCGGCGCAAAACTGTTTCGGACGTGGGCGCGCCTGCACGCCGCGCCGTTCGCGATGCTCGCGCACGTCGACGGCCGCGCGCTGTCGACGCTCGACGCGCTCTATTCGCGGGCATGGCGCGGCCCGATCCCGGAGGGCATCGCCCACACGCGGCCGATGCCGGCCGACTATCGCACAAGGAGCCGATGA
- a CDS encoding aromatic ring-hydroxylating dioxygenase subunit alpha yields MLSVGNEDLDLTNRHNTEDWLPDRIRLRNVWLPLAHTFEIGERASRWYVHSEPCYLWRAAGRIHACPWHPGLPAAKRPTPRPRDADAACYPVVERFGYVWVWYGEPEAASDAFVPDVPFLPRDGGLPKYMQGNIRVDCCAPLLIENLLDLTHSDFLHAKVFGDQHADEDRVDVSYTSETVTMIRRCKNKSILPIMRWFGGVRAKYQDIHAVVHVHVRSSIALAYGRHTPGSDLPLFHPCVPESRNYCRLNFALNATQAPWPLRLLLPFVPYVVGLQDNSMVRRQSGRYLDAGERRDLYSRFDRAGLRYRILLQQLAKRQSEGDFSYADDALPSRDARGILGMPNE; encoded by the coding sequence ATGCTATCCGTGGGCAATGAGGATCTCGACCTGACAAACCGCCACAACACGGAAGACTGGCTGCCCGACCGGATCCGGCTGCGCAACGTGTGGCTGCCGCTCGCCCATACGTTCGAGATCGGCGAACGCGCTTCGCGCTGGTACGTTCATTCGGAGCCGTGCTATCTGTGGCGCGCGGCAGGCCGCATCCATGCGTGCCCCTGGCATCCCGGACTGCCGGCGGCGAAGCGCCCCACGCCGCGCCCGCGGGACGCGGACGCCGCGTGCTACCCGGTCGTCGAACGATTCGGCTATGTATGGGTGTGGTACGGCGAGCCCGAGGCCGCGAGCGACGCCTTCGTGCCCGACGTGCCGTTCCTGCCGCGCGACGGCGGCCTGCCGAAATACATGCAGGGCAACATCCGGGTCGATTGCTGCGCGCCGCTGCTCATCGAAAACCTGCTCGATCTGACGCACTCGGACTTTCTGCACGCGAAGGTGTTCGGCGATCAGCACGCCGACGAGGACCGGGTCGACGTCAGCTACACGTCCGAGACAGTCACGATGATCCGCCGCTGCAAGAACAAGTCGATCCTGCCGATCATGCGCTGGTTCGGCGGCGTGCGCGCGAAATATCAGGACATTCACGCGGTGGTCCACGTCCATGTGCGCAGCTCGATCGCGCTTGCCTACGGCCGTCATACGCCGGGCAGCGATCTGCCGCTGTTCCATCCGTGCGTGCCCGAGTCGCGCAACTACTGCCGGCTCAACTTCGCGCTGAACGCGACGCAGGCGCCCTGGCCGCTACGCCTGCTGCTGCCGTTCGTGCCCTACGTCGTCGGCCTTCAGGACAACAGCATGGTCAGGCGGCAGAGCGGCCGCTATCTGGACGCCGGCGAGCGCCGCGATCTGTATTCGCGTTTCGACCGCGCCGGCTTGCGTTACCGGATTCTGCTGCAGCAGCTCGCGAAACGGCAGAGCGAGGGCGATTTCAGTTACGCGGACGATGCGCTGCCGAGCCGGGACGCGCGCGGCATCCTCGGGATGCCGAACGAATAG
- a CDS encoding methyltransferase: MTLTSPHHDDVAVYDLTLGLFACPAMLIAHRAGLFRRLGESPSTLKELGAALGLARRPTEALANTAAALGFVRRDADRYALTALGADLLVERSPTYFGAFLDLMYEASETFSLKSLEAAIRDDAAHAYGSPDVFQSHEQQLALAQRFTRAMESVSAAHAPVWPTQLDLSRHRVMLDIGAGSGAHTRGALSAWPALRAIVFDLPGVCELSRPYFETSPVRERVTLHPADMRNDPFPDADLHFYSNVFHACPREKNALLARKSSDALPPGGRIVLHEVLYRDDKSGPLAAAASSLMMISWTEGEQYSSRELTEILANAGFSSLETIPSAGYYSLVTGVKR; the protein is encoded by the coding sequence ATGACGCTCACTTCCCCCCATCACGACGACGTTGCCGTCTACGACCTGACACTCGGCCTCTTCGCGTGTCCCGCCATGTTGATCGCGCACCGCGCCGGGCTGTTTCGCCGGCTCGGCGAAAGTCCTTCCACGCTGAAAGAACTCGGCGCGGCGCTCGGGCTTGCGCGCCGCCCTACCGAGGCGCTCGCCAATACCGCTGCGGCGCTCGGCTTCGTTCGGCGCGACGCGGATCGTTACGCGCTGACCGCGCTCGGCGCGGACCTGCTGGTCGAGCGCAGCCCGACGTACTTCGGCGCGTTTCTCGATCTGATGTACGAAGCCAGCGAAACGTTCTCGCTCAAGTCGCTCGAGGCGGCGATACGCGACGACGCCGCGCATGCTTACGGCAGCCCCGACGTCTTCCAGTCGCACGAGCAGCAGCTCGCGCTTGCCCAGCGCTTCACGCGCGCCATGGAAAGCGTGAGCGCCGCGCATGCGCCCGTGTGGCCGACGCAACTCGATCTGTCGAGGCATCGCGTGATGCTCGACATCGGCGCAGGCTCCGGCGCGCACACGCGAGGCGCGCTGTCGGCATGGCCCGCGCTGCGCGCGATTGTGTTCGACCTGCCGGGCGTATGCGAGTTGAGCCGGCCGTACTTCGAAACATCGCCGGTGCGCGAGCGCGTCACGCTGCACCCCGCGGACATGCGAAACGATCCGTTTCCCGACGCGGATCTGCATTTCTATTCGAACGTCTTCCACGCATGCCCTCGGGAAAAGAACGCGCTGCTCGCGCGCAAGAGCTCCGACGCGCTCCCGCCCGGCGGCCGAATCGTGCTGCACGAGGTGCTGTACCGCGACGACAAGAGCGGCCCGCTTGCCGCGGCGGCGTCGAGCTTGATGATGATCAGTTGGACCGAAGGCGAGCAGTACTCGTCGCGTGAATTGACCGAGATATTGGCGAATGCCGGCTTTTCGTCGCTCGAAACCATTCCGAGCGCCGGGTATTACAGCCTGGTCACCGGCGTGAAGCGCTGA
- a CDS encoding methyl-accepting chemotaxis protein: MRNNQPVTQHEFELPDDATLMSTTDPHGRITYANATFVHVSGFSSDEIVGAPHNVVRHPDMPRDAFADMWATLKRGEPWTALVKNRRKNGDHYWVRANAVPVIRGGQTQGYMSVRTKPARAETAAADALYRDFREGRAGSRRFHKGLIVRTGLLRACSLLQTMSVRARIHLPIVALTPAIVGAAWAAGVAGAPLAQLAGATLGGAALAAWWLDAQIARPLRTLRRQALDVATGASRRGVNMNRVDEIGMSLRTINQLGLMFRWLIDDVSEQVLTVQRAVNEIAQGNHDLSARTEQAATSVQQTAASMAQMTATVSSNAQTATQANRLSESASHAAERGGQAVREVVSTMGEITESSRRISEIIGVIDGIAFQTNILALNAAVEAARAGEQGRGFAVVAGEVRALAQRSANAAKEIKALIGASVERVESGAQTVDYAGRTMGEIVSQVKRVSDLIAEISASTSEQRAGVTQVDDAVVHLDSITQQNAALVEQSAAASESLRQQATLLVDAVGVFR, from the coding sequence ATGCGTAACAACCAACCCGTCACCCAACACGAATTCGAGCTTCCCGACGACGCGACATTGATGTCGACGACCGATCCGCACGGCCGCATCACCTATGCGAACGCGACGTTCGTGCACGTCAGCGGCTTTTCGAGCGACGAGATCGTCGGCGCGCCGCACAACGTCGTGCGCCATCCCGACATGCCGCGCGATGCGTTCGCCGACATGTGGGCGACGTTAAAGCGCGGCGAGCCGTGGACCGCGCTCGTCAAGAACCGCCGCAAGAACGGCGATCACTACTGGGTGCGCGCGAACGCGGTGCCGGTGATTCGCGGCGGGCAGACGCAGGGCTACATGTCGGTGCGCACGAAGCCCGCGCGCGCCGAGACCGCCGCCGCCGACGCGCTCTATCGCGATTTTCGCGAGGGCCGCGCGGGCAGCCGGCGCTTTCACAAGGGGCTGATCGTGCGCACCGGGCTGCTGCGTGCGTGCTCGCTGCTGCAGACGATGTCGGTGCGCGCGCGCATCCATCTGCCGATCGTCGCGCTGACGCCGGCGATCGTCGGCGCTGCCTGGGCGGCCGGCGTGGCGGGCGCGCCGCTCGCGCAGCTCGCGGGCGCGACGCTCGGCGGCGCGGCGCTCGCCGCGTGGTGGCTCGACGCGCAGATCGCGCGCCCGCTGCGCACGTTGCGCCGGCAGGCGCTCGACGTCGCGACCGGGGCGAGCCGCCGGGGCGTCAACATGAATCGCGTCGACGAAATCGGCATGTCGCTGCGCACGATCAATCAGCTCGGGCTGATGTTTCGCTGGCTGATCGACGACGTGAGCGAACAGGTCTTGACCGTGCAGCGCGCGGTCAACGAGATCGCGCAGGGCAATCACGATCTGAGCGCGCGCACCGAGCAGGCGGCGACGAGCGTTCAGCAGACGGCCGCGTCGATGGCGCAGATGACGGCGACCGTGTCGAGCAACGCGCAGACCGCGACGCAGGCGAACCGGCTGTCCGAATCGGCGAGCCATGCGGCGGAGCGCGGCGGCCAGGCAGTGCGCGAGGTGGTGAGCACGATGGGCGAGATCACCGAGAGCTCGCGCCGGATCTCGGAGATCATCGGCGTGATCGACGGCATCGCGTTCCAGACCAACATCCTCGCGCTGAACGCGGCCGTCGAGGCCGCGCGCGCGGGCGAGCAGGGCCGCGGCTTCGCGGTGGTCGCGGGCGAGGTGCGCGCGCTCGCGCAGCGCAGCGCGAACGCGGCGAAGGAGATCAAGGCGCTGATCGGTGCGAGCGTCGAGCGGGTCGAATCCGGCGCGCAGACGGTCGACTACGCGGGCAGGACGATGGGCGAGATCGTCTCGCAGGTGAAGCGCGTGTCCGATCTGATCGCCGAGATCAGCGCATCGACGAGCGAGCAGCGCGCGGGCGTCACGCAGGTCGACGACGCGGTCGTCCATCTCGACAGCATCACGCAGCAGAACGCCGCGCTCGTCGAGCAGAGCGCGGCGGCCTCGGAGAGCCTGCGGCAGCAGGCGACGCTGCTCGTCGACGCGGTCGGCGTGTTTCGCTGA
- the pcaF gene encoding 3-oxoadipyl-CoA thiolase, whose translation MTEAFLCDAIRTPIGRYGGALAPVRADDLGAVPLKALVERNRDVDWAAVDDVIYGCANQAGEDNRNVARMSLLLAGLPHAVPGATINRLCGSGMDAIGLAARAIKAGEASLMIAGGVESMSRAPFVTGKAMSAFSRQAEIFDTTIGWRFVNPLMKQRYGVDSMPETAENVATDYRVSRTDQDAFALRSQQKAARAQADGTLAQEIAPVTIAQKQGEPLVVARDEHPRETTLEALAKLKGVVRPDGTVTAGNASGVNDGACALLVASEAAARRHGLVPRARVLGIATAGVEPRVMGIGPAPATQKLLARLGMTLDQFDVIELNEAFASQGLAVLRLLGVADDDARVNPNGGAIALGHPLGASGARLVTTATYQLHRTGGRFALCTMCIGVGQGIAIAIERV comes from the coding sequence ATGACCGAAGCATTCCTGTGTGACGCAATCCGCACGCCCATCGGCCGCTACGGCGGCGCGCTGGCGCCGGTGCGGGCCGACGACCTCGGCGCGGTGCCGCTCAAGGCGCTCGTCGAGCGCAACCGCGACGTCGACTGGGCCGCCGTCGACGACGTGATCTACGGCTGCGCGAATCAGGCCGGCGAGGACAACCGCAACGTCGCGCGCATGTCGCTGCTGCTCGCCGGCTTGCCGCACGCCGTGCCCGGCGCGACGATCAACCGCCTCTGCGGCTCCGGGATGGACGCGATCGGCCTCGCCGCGCGCGCGATCAAGGCGGGCGAGGCGAGCCTGATGATCGCCGGCGGCGTCGAGAGCATGAGCCGCGCGCCGTTCGTGACCGGCAAGGCGATGAGCGCGTTCTCGCGCCAGGCCGAGATCTTCGATACGACCATCGGCTGGCGCTTCGTCAATCCGCTGATGAAACAGCGGTACGGCGTCGATTCGATGCCGGAGACGGCCGAAAATGTCGCGACCGATTACCGCGTGAGCCGCACCGATCAGGACGCGTTCGCGCTGCGCAGCCAGCAGAAGGCGGCGCGCGCGCAGGCCGACGGCACGCTCGCGCAGGAGATCGCGCCGGTGACGATCGCGCAGAAGCAGGGCGAGCCGCTCGTCGTGGCGCGCGACGAGCATCCGCGCGAGACGACCCTCGAGGCGCTCGCGAAGCTCAAGGGCGTGGTGCGCCCGGACGGCACGGTGACGGCGGGCAACGCGTCGGGCGTGAACGACGGTGCGTGCGCGCTGCTGGTGGCAAGCGAGGCGGCGGCGCGCCGCCACGGGCTCGTGCCGCGCGCGCGTGTGCTGGGGATCGCGACGGCGGGCGTGGAGCCGCGGGTGATGGGGATCGGCCCGGCGCCGGCGACGCAGAAGCTGCTCGCGCGGCTGGGGATGACGCTCGACCAGTTCGACGTGATCGAGCTGAACGAGGCGTTCGCGTCGCAGGGGCTCGCGGTGCTGCGGCTGCTGGGCGTCGCGGACGACGATGCGCGGGTGAATCCGAACGGCGGCGCGATCGCGCTCGGGCATCCGCTTGGCGCGTCGGGCGCGCGGCTCGTGACGACCGCCACGTATCAGCTGCACCGCACGGGCGGCCGCTTCGCGCTCTGCACGATGTGCATCGGCGTCGGCCAGGGCATCGCGATCGCGATCGAGCGCGTGTGA
- a CDS encoding IclR family transcriptional regulator — translation MSTEFQAKPGDSYVQSFARGLAVIRAFDAEHPEQTLTEVASATGLTRAGARRILLTLQTLGYVEADGRLFRLTPKILDLGFAYLTSMPFWNLAEPVMEQLSARIHESCSAAVLDRTEIVYVLRVPTHKIMTINLSIGSRLPAYCTSMGRVLLSSLDAAALDDTLARSTLRAYTPRTLTDPAALKDEIATVRSQGWAIVDQELEAGLISLSAPIRNRRGQVIAAMNISGNAQRHTAKQMVKAFLDPLLEASQTVSQLVARRG, via the coding sequence ATGAGCACAGAATTTCAGGCCAAACCCGGCGACTCCTATGTCCAGTCGTTCGCGCGCGGACTCGCGGTGATTCGCGCGTTCGACGCGGAGCACCCCGAGCAGACGCTCACCGAGGTCGCCTCCGCGACCGGCCTGACCCGCGCGGGCGCGCGGCGCATCCTGCTGACGCTGCAGACGCTCGGCTACGTCGAGGCCGACGGCCGCCTGTTCCGGCTCACGCCGAAGATCCTCGATCTCGGCTTCGCGTATCTGACATCGATGCCGTTCTGGAACCTCGCCGAGCCGGTGATGGAGCAATTGTCCGCGCGCATCCACGAAAGCTGCTCGGCGGCCGTGCTCGATCGCACCGAAATCGTGTACGTGCTGCGCGTGCCGACGCACAAGATCATGACGATCAATCTGTCGATCGGCAGCCGGCTGCCCGCGTACTGCACGTCGATGGGCCGCGTGCTGCTGTCGTCGCTCGACGCCGCCGCGCTCGACGACACGCTCGCGCGAAGCACGCTGCGCGCGTACACGCCGCGCACGCTCACCGATCCCGCCGCGCTGAAGGACGAGATCGCGACCGTGCGCAGCCAGGGCTGGGCGATCGTCGATCAGGAACTGGAAGCCGGATTGATTTCATTGTCGGCGCCGATCCGCAACCGGCGCGGGCAGGTGATCGCCGCGATGAACATCAGCGGCAACGCGCAGCGGCACACCGCGAAGCAAATGGTGAAGGCATTCCTCGATCCGCTGCTGGAAGCGTCGCAAACCGTGTCGCAGCTCGTCGCGCGGCGCGGCTGA
- a CDS encoding TetR/AcrR family transcriptional regulator: MPHDDPTTTPPDAPAPRARTKAAHAPSRARKAHIRELNEAHLLACAEAVFAERGFEGASTALIAERAGLPKANLHYYFPTKLALYRRVLDDLLEDWHAAADSFDVGDDPVAALGGYVRAKMALSRERPLGSKVWVNEIISGATHMQDLLLERVKPWMDTRIALIERWIARGLVEPVEPKTLLYMIWATTQHYADFDAQIVALSGKHGLSAKAFDATTDEVVRLILRACGARSPHAREPA, from the coding sequence ATGCCACACGACGATCCGACGACGACGCCCCCCGACGCGCCCGCGCCGCGCGCCCGGACGAAAGCGGCGCACGCGCCGAGCCGCGCGCGCAAGGCGCACATCCGCGAGCTGAACGAGGCGCACCTGCTCGCATGCGCGGAAGCGGTATTCGCCGAGCGCGGCTTCGAGGGCGCGAGCACCGCGCTGATCGCCGAGCGCGCGGGGCTGCCGAAGGCGAACCTGCACTATTACTTTCCGACGAAGCTCGCGCTGTACCGGCGCGTGCTCGACGACCTGCTCGAGGATTGGCACGCCGCCGCCGACAGCTTCGACGTCGGCGACGATCCCGTCGCCGCGCTCGGCGGCTACGTGCGCGCGAAGATGGCGCTGTCGCGCGAGCGGCCGCTCGGCTCGAAGGTGTGGGTGAACGAGATCATCAGCGGCGCGACGCACATGCAGGACCTGCTGCTCGAACGCGTGAAGCCGTGGATGGATACGCGGATCGCGCTGATCGAGCGCTGGATCGCGCGCGGGCTGGTCGAACCGGTCGAGCCGAAGACGCTGCTCTACATGATCTGGGCGACGACCCAGCATTACGCGGACTTCGACGCGCAGATCGTCGCGCTGTCCGGCAAGCACGGGCTATCGGCGAAGGCGTTCGATGCGACGACCGATGAAGTCGTGCGGCTGATCCTGCGCGCGTGCGGCGCGCGCTCGCCGCACGCGCGGGAGCCGGCGTAG